The Methanobrevibacter sp. TMH8 sequence ACTAGATGATCAAGGTAAAATTTTAATTGTAGAACCAAAAGGACATGTTTCCAAAAGAGATTTTGGAAATTCAATTGAGTTAATGAAACAATATTTTAAGGTTTTTAAAGGACCTAAAGTTTTTTATAGTCAGAGTGTGATTTTAGAAAAGAAATGATTTAGGCAATAATTTGTGTGATTGACTAATTAATAATTTGAATCTCCTGTTTTTAAAATATCCGTTTGAATTTAGAAAAATAGTATGAGGCATCTTAATGAGAGAATTAACAGATACTATGAAGAAAGATTTTTTGAGATATATTTCTTCAGATTTCAAAGATTTAGAATACACTCCTTATGGTTATTTAACAATTATGAATCCCATAGAGAGAAAATATTTTAATATGAGATCTAAAGAATCATATGAAAAATATGTAGAGGTTATTACTTTTATTGATGAGAATTTTTTAGAAATATGCAAAGGTTTGAATTCTAAAAATATAAAAGTTAAAAGAGATTGCGCTAGGTTATTAGGTGGTTTTTATGATGAACGGTCTGTTGATCCTTTAATTTATTCATTAAGCGAGACAAATAGTGGATATAGGTATGAATGTATTAAAAGTCTATCAAAACTACATTTAGTTTCAACAAAACCATTATTAAGAGAGCTAAAAAATTCCGATAAGCACATACGTTTAGGCGCTATTAAATCTTTAATTAAGATTAAAGATGGAGATACTAATAATACATTTGTTAAAAAAATTAAAAACTTAGAATTGAAAAATCATTGCAGAGTAATCCATATTGATGAAAAAATACTAAAAAAATATATAAACACTTTAAATGATGATTATTGGCCTGTAAGGCTTAATGCTATTTATTTACTAATGGGATTTAATATTCCAAACTTAATTGATTTAATTTATCCATTAATTAATGATTCAAGCTCCAAAGTTAGACATGGAGTAGTAAGTTGTTTGTTTGCCCTTAATAACTTCAATAAATTATATAATTTTGAAGAAAATTTAGATTCAAAAGAATATTTACGATGTTATTATATGTTGAATGATATTTTAATGAAATCTTTTAAGGATAAATCAACAAAAGTTAGAATGAAAGCTTTAGAACTTCTTTATCGAGGTTATATAAATAATAATATCTCTAAAAAAATATTATCCTTTATAAATCAATCCCATGAAAAATATGTGAAAAAAGCAGAGGAACTTATTTATTTTGCGGATGAAATTTATTCAAAAAAGAGTGTGACAATTATTAAAGATTTAGTTTTAGATAAATTGAATTTTATTGAAAATATAAATTTTCTTAGAAATTTTTTAGAGGATTATGAAGAAAAAGATTTAAAACCTTATTTAGAATCATTATTACATGATAATAATGAAAAAATTAGAAAATATGCTGTTTCTTTATTAAGAAGATATTATAATGATAATGTTAACTCCTTGATAATCAATATTTATGAAAAAGAAGAGAATCTAGAAGTTAGAAAAGAAATTTTAAATAGTTTCCCACGAGAAAGAGAATATAGAGAATTTTTCAAAATATTTGCAAAAGATAAAGATGAAACCATTTGGAGAGATGCTTTCAATTATCTAAAAAAAGAACATGGTAGAATTATCTATTATAATAAAGAAGACTTTATCAAAGATGATAATTTTGAAAAAAATGAATATAAACAGTGGTTAGAATATCTAAATAACAACCAAACATTGAATTTTGAAAATAATTACGAATATATTTATAAGTTTTTACATCAAATAACTTCTAATTTTATTGAAAATAGGAATATTGATAGCTTATTGAGTAATATCAAATTGGTTGAAAATAATTTTAATAAATATTCATGGATAATTAATGATCTAAATAGTTTAAAAGCGGATTCCTATTTTATACTTGAAAATTATGATAAATCTTTTGAATTTAGAAAAAAAAGTTATTTAAGTTTTTATGATTTATTTTTATATGGCCCATTACTAAAATCTCCAGAGAATATTATAAATTCTAAATGGATATTAGATAAATGGAGTAGATATCTTACTGATTTAGGAATAAAAAATAAAAAAGAAATTATAAAATATTTAGATGATTTATTAAATGAAAAAAGTTTCAAAAATAAGAATATATTGACTAATTTTATTAATAAAAACTATAAAAATGAAATATTATCTGAGAACGAGCTAAAAAATCTTGAAATATATTTCATAGAAGATAATAGAGATGTTTTTTTGGAAAATAAATATGAAAAACTTAAAAAACAGTATTTGAAAGAGAAAGAAAACTCGTTTAAAACTATGAAATCTAGTGAATATTGTATATTTAGAACTTTTTTAGATGTTAATTTAAGATTTTTAGATAAAAATTATTTTTATAAAGAACTTTTTGTACCTGATTTAATATTAGAATCTTTTCGTAATTTTTGTAAAGAATTAATAATGAAAGCAGAGAATAAATTTAGATTAGATAATAATTATCATTTAACAACTGAAAAATGGATTAGTGAAGCTAATTTGTTTAAAAAAGTTGTAGATTTATTTCCAGAAGAAATTGTATTAAGACATCAAAGCCCTAATTGGTTAGGTCGTCAACATTTTGATATATTTTTACCATTTAGAAATATAGCTATCGAATATCAGGGAGATCCACATTTTCGACCAGTGCCTTATTTTGGTGGTAAAGAAGGATTTAATAATACGCTTGAAAGAGATAGAAGAAAAAAAGAATTATGTAAATTGAATAATTGTAAGTTAATTGAAGTTTTTCCTAATTATGATATTAATTTTGTAGAAAAACAGATCAAAAAAGCAATAAGTACATATGATATTTTAAAAATCAAATAGAAAGAAATATAATATAAAGGAAATAAACTGAAAACATACAATAAATTAAGGTGATTTGGAATGAGTGAGGAGATACCTTCTATTTTTTGTTCTAAATGCGGGAAACAAATTAAAAATAAACAGAGTAAATATTGTCCTAGTTGTGGGCATGAACTAAACATTGCAAAAGAAACCCTGAGTAAAAAAGAGAATACTAATAATAAAGATATGTCTCAAAATATTAAAGTAGTTAAATATGAAAAAAATCCTGCGTTAGCAGCTATTTTGACATTTTTTCTTTTTTGTTTAGGTCAGTTTTATAATGGACAAATACTAAAAGGCATAGTATTTGTGTTATTGTTGATTATATTATGGTATATTAACATATTTTTAGGTTTATTGTTCCTTATTTATGCAGCCTATGATGCATATAAAAATGCAAAATATATAAAAGAGAATAATGGAAATTATTTCTATAATGGGGCGATATAATGGGAATTAAAGAGCTAAGAGAAAAATTTCACGGCGAAGATGCGAAATTTAGCTCACATTTCCATAATACTGATGAGAATGGTATTAAAAAACCTTCTTGGGGAAAAATCATTGTGGCATGGCTTATAACGATTATTGCTGTGTCAATTATTGTTGGTACAATTTATAGTGCTGCCTTTTATGAGCCTGAAACAAGCTTACATTTAAATTCAGTTGATGCAATTATTGGTGCAAATGAAACAAATTATACCATTATGGGAACTACTGATGTGAATGCATCCCTACATCTATCTTCAAATGAACTTAAATTAAAAAATGTATCAGTTACTGTAGATTCTAATGGAAATTTTAAATATAGCTTAAATATACCTCAAAATGTTACAGATGTTTATGTTGAGTTAACTTCAGTGGCAAATGGTAAAACAGAAAACACTACTCTTGTACATATAGAAAGACCAACTACTTCTTTATCTTTAGATGATGTTAATTTTACTGATAATGATACTTCTTTAACTGTCTCAGGTAAAACTGATCCAAATGCACAAGTAACAATTTCATCTTCTGATTTAGATATTGAAAATATTAGCTTAACTGCTGATAGTAATGGATTATTTAGCTATCAATTGTCTGTTCCAAATGATGAAAATAATTTTGAAATAAATGTAGAATCTCAAGTTCTTGGTAAAAAAGTAGGTAGTGATTTATTATCTATTGTAAGAGCATTAACTCCCGAACCTGTGCCTGAACCTGAGCCAACAATTGAATCAGATAGTTCAAGTTCTTCGTCCGATAGTTCTGACACATCAGCCGGAGGAGAGGTAATAATAACAGCAACTGGATCAAAATATCATAGTCATGTCCATGGTAATATGAAATATATAGAATATGTTTCTTTATCATATGCAAAACAATATTATGAACCATGTAAGGTATGTTATTAATTTAAAATTTCTTTAATAATTTCGAAGTGAAAGTATGGATAAAAATACAATCAATAAAATCATCAAATTTAGGGATGATAGAAACTGGAAACAATTTCATACTCCTGAAAATTTAGCTAAATCAATATCTATTGAAGCTGCAGAATTATTAGAATGTTTTCAATGGGATGATGAATACAATAAATCTGATGTTCTTGAAGAATTAGCTGATGTACTTATTTATTCTATTTCTATGACAGATATATTAGGTGTGGATATTGATGAGATTATCAATGATAAAATTAAGTTAAATGCTCAAAAATATCCTCTTGATGAATCTAAATGAAATTCTAAAAAATATAATAAATTATAACAGATTTTAATCATGATTATCTATGACTCAACTAAAGAAGGCTTTATGAAAGATGTAGAATCTGGGGAAATTGCAGATAGAATTTCAGATAGATTAATCACTTTTTATAATGTTTCTAAAAATACAGATAGGATTTTAGATATTGATATTAAACAAGCTTATATGTTAAAGCTATTAGAAGAAGATGATGGAATAGAACAAAATAAATATCCTAGCTTAAATGATCCAAATATAGCTGTTTACTTCCCTAGAAGAAAACAAGGATTGATTTCAGGTGAACATTACGTTTGCTATGATGGAGATTGGAAAATCTTGGATTCAGACGATGAGGAAGTTGAAAAAGAATATGGCAAATGGGAAAGAGAATTTTTAGAAAATGGTAATGTAATCACATATAAAGACGTAAAAGAAAACGGAAAAGATTATATTTTTAGATGTGATTTCTTTGAATTAAAAGAATTAATAGATATAAAACCAAAAAATGGGATATATATTCATTCAATGACAGAACCATTTAATGATGAAATGGAAATAGACTTTAGAAGAGTTGAAAATTGGTTAAAGCATTTTGGTTTATATCCTATCTATAAAATGCATGTTTCAGGCCATGGAAGTGGTGAAGAGATCTTGGGAATGATAAGGGAAATAGCTCCTGAGAAGTTATATCCTATTCATACTGAAAATATTGAAATATTTGATGTTTTAAAAGATGATGGGATTGAAGTTGTTTGGCCTGAGGTTGAATCATAATAATATTAATTTGTTAAATAAATATTTTTTAAATTTAGGGGATGATAAAATGATAACCAGAGTTAAGGTAATAAATTTTAGATCATTAAAAGAGATTGATTTGAATTTAGAAGAAGATACTACTTTAATAATTGGGGAAAATGATGCAGGAAAAACTTCATTGATTGATGTTTTAAAATTTTTTTTTGATAATAAAAAAGTTGATGAAAATGATTTTCATCTTGAAGAAGATGAAATTAACATTGAAGTTGAAACAAATCAATTTAAATTAAATAAAAAAATTTTTAGGGATAATTTAGGAAATCATATAAATACTATTTATATTCGAGATGAATATATCGAAAATTGTATAAATGAATATAATTCAGAATCTTTCAATGCTTTAAATGAAGAAGATCAAAAAAAATCATTAATTTTTTTTGCTTCACTATTTACATTTCCTATTCGTTCTAATACTAATTTAAATAATCTAAAAAATAAAATTTTAGATAAATTAAATGAACTAAAAAATAACAATGATTATTTTAGTTTTGATGGAAATTTAAACTTTAATGTT is a genomic window containing:
- a CDS encoding nucleotide pyrophosphohydrolase; protein product: MDKNTINKIIKFRDDRNWKQFHTPENLAKSISIEAAELLECFQWDDEYNKSDVLEELADVLIYSISMTDILGVDIDEIINDKIKLNAQKYPLDESK
- a CDS encoding zinc-ribbon domain-containing protein; this encodes MSEEIPSIFCSKCGKQIKNKQSKYCPSCGHELNIAKETLSKKENTNNKDMSQNIKVVKYEKNPALAAILTFFLFCLGQFYNGQILKGIVFVLLLIILWYINIFLGLLFLIYAAYDAYKNAKYIKENNGNYFYNGAI
- a CDS encoding HEAT repeat domain-containing protein produces the protein MRELTDTMKKDFLRYISSDFKDLEYTPYGYLTIMNPIERKYFNMRSKESYEKYVEVITFIDENFLEICKGLNSKNIKVKRDCARLLGGFYDERSVDPLIYSLSETNSGYRYECIKSLSKLHLVSTKPLLRELKNSDKHIRLGAIKSLIKIKDGDTNNTFVKKIKNLELKNHCRVIHIDEKILKKYINTLNDDYWPVRLNAIYLLMGFNIPNLIDLIYPLINDSSSKVRHGVVSCLFALNNFNKLYNFEENLDSKEYLRCYYMLNDILMKSFKDKSTKVRMKALELLYRGYINNNISKKILSFINQSHEKYVKKAEELIYFADEIYSKKSVTIIKDLVLDKLNFIENINFLRNFLEDYEEKDLKPYLESLLHDNNEKIRKYAVSLLRRYYNDNVNSLIINIYEKEENLEVRKEILNSFPREREYREFFKIFAKDKDETIWRDAFNYLKKEHGRIIYYNKEDFIKDDNFEKNEYKQWLEYLNNNQTLNFENNYEYIYKFLHQITSNFIENRNIDSLLSNIKLVENNFNKYSWIINDLNSLKADSYFILENYDKSFEFRKKSYLSFYDLFLYGPLLKSPENIINSKWILDKWSRYLTDLGIKNKKEIIKYLDDLLNEKSFKNKNILTNFINKNYKNEILSENELKNLEIYFIEDNRDVFLENKYEKLKKQYLKEKENSFKTMKSSEYCIFRTFLDVNLRFLDKNYFYKELFVPDLILESFRNFCKELIMKAENKFRLDNNYHLTTEKWISEANLFKKVVDLFPEEIVLRHQSPNWLGRQHFDIFLPFRNIAIEYQGDPHFRPVPYFGGKEGFNNTLERDRRKKELCKLNNCKLIEVFPNYDINFVEKQIKKAISTYDILKIK
- a CDS encoding MBL fold metallo-hydrolase RNA specificity domain-containing protein → MIIYDSTKEGFMKDVESGEIADRISDRLITFYNVSKNTDRILDIDIKQAYMLKLLEEDDGIEQNKYPSLNDPNIAVYFPRRKQGLISGEHYVCYDGDWKILDSDDEEVEKEYGKWEREFLENGNVITYKDVKENGKDYIFRCDFFELKELIDIKPKNGIYIHSMTEPFNDEMEIDFRRVENWLKHFGLYPIYKMHVSGHGSGEEILGMIREIAPEKLYPIHTENIEIFDVLKDDGIEVVWPEVES